CGAGCACTTGGCCCAGGCCGTATTCGGCGGGGTTGTGGCGGCCCAGCCCGGCCGGCACCAGCACCGCCAGCAGCAACGCCGGTACAAAGGGCGGCACCGCCTCGCTCAGCCACAGGGCCAGGCACACGCCGGCCAGCACCAGCGCGGCGCCTTCGGCAAACGTGCTCACCCAGGGCAGCAGAGCACCTATTACCAGGGCGGCTAAGGCACCAATCAGCAGCAAGCGTTTCAGCAACGACGACATCGGCCGTCAAGGTAGCGGCTGCCTGGATTTTTTCGCACACCGCTACCTTTGCCAGCCATGCGAGTGCTACCCCACGACGAACGCCTCATGCGCCAAGCCCTGCGCGAAGCCGAGCTGGCTTTTGCCCAAGGCGAAATTCCGATTGGCGCGGTAGTAGCGCACAACGGCACCGGCCAAATCATCGGGCGCGGGCACAACCAAACCGAGCAGCTGCGCGACGTAACCGCCCACGCCGAGATGCTGGCCCTTACCGCCGCCGCCAACTACCTAGGCAACAAGTACCTGCACGATTGCACGCTGTACGTAACCGTGGAGCCCTGCGTGATGTGCGCCGGCGCCACGGCCTGGGCGCAGGTGCCGCGCGTGGTGTACGGCACCCCCGAGCCCAAGGTGGGCTACTCGCGCCACGGCCAGCTGCTGCACCCTAGGTGCCAGGTGCTTACGGGCGTACTGGCCGACGAATGCGCGACTTTAATGCAGCGCTTCTTTGCCGACAAACGGAAATAGCTACTTTTGGCCGCCTCCGTACCAGTACGTAACCCGTAGCTGCTTTCGGCGGTTAATCACCCCAGAAACTCACCCTATACCATACCCCAAACCTCACAACGCTATGGCTTTCGAACTGCCCCAGCTTCCATACGCCTACGATGCCCTGGAACCCCACATCGATGCGCGCACGATGGAAATCCACCACACCAAGCACCACCAGGCCTACGTTACCAACCTGAATAACGCTATCCAGGGCACTGAAATGGAAAATCAGTCGCTCGAGGAAATCCTGCATAACATCGCCAAGGCTCCGGCTGCCGTGCGCAACAACGGCGGCGGCCACTGGAACCACGACCTGTTCTGGAAAATCCTGTCGCCGAACGGCGGCGGCGAGCCCACCGGCCCCATTGCCGAGGCCATTCAGAAGACTTTCGGCGGCTACGACAAGTTTAAGGAGGAGTTCACCAAAGCCGCCACCACGCGCTTCGGCTCGGGCTGGGCATGGCTGTGCAAAATGAACGACGGCAACCTGCAAATCTGCTCTACCCCGAACCAGGACAACCCGCTGATGCCCGACTCGGGCTGCAAAGGCATTCCGGTGCTGGGCCTCGATGTGTGGGAGCACGCCTACTACCTCAACTACCAGAACCGCCGCCCCGATTACATCCAGGCGTTCTACAACGTGATTAACTGGGACGAAGTGAACCGCCGCCTGCAGGAGGCCACCCCCATGTAATGCACCTTGGCGTTGCCAGCCACATGGCTGGTTTACCCCAACAAAAAGCCCCGTACGGTGTCGTACGGGGCTTTTTGTTGGCGCCTAGGGCAAGGCACTCTAAAAACCTGCCACGGCAGAAAACTTGTATCTTTATGGACTTAATCATTCCCTACCCTCTCCCAACTGCACTCGCATGAGTACTAAGCTGCGTCTTATTATCCTCAGCTTTCTACAGTTCTTTATCTGGGGCTCGTGGCTGATCACCATCGGGGCATATTGGTTTCAAACCAAACAATGGTCGGGGGCCCAGTTCGGCGCCATCTTCTCGACCATGGGCATCGCGTCCATCTTCATGCCCTCGCTTATGGGCATTGTGGCCGATAAGTACGTGAATGCCGAGAAGCTCTACGGCGCGCTGCACATACTGGGCGGCGCGGTGCTATGCACGGTGCCGTTGGTAACCGACCCCGGCCTGATGTTTTGGGTGATGCTGCTGAACATGATCTTCTACATGCCCACGCTGGCCTTGTCCATTGCGGTGTCGTACTCGGTGCTGAAGAAGGAAGGGCTCGACGTGGTGAAGGATTACCCGCCCATCCGGGTGTGGGGCACCATCGGCTTTATTGCCGCCATGTGGACGGTGAGCCTGCTGGGCCTCGAGAAATCGGCCAGCCAGTTTTACGTAGCGGCCGGCGCGGCCATTTTGCTGGGCTTGTACTCGTTTACGCTGCCGGCCTGCCCGCCCACCGCCAAAGACACCCCCAGCCGCTCGCTCGTGGATGTGCTGGGCCTGAAGTCGTTTGCCTTGCTGCGCGACACCAAGATGCTCACCTTCTTCATCTTTTCGCTGCTACTTGGTGCGGCCCTGCAGCTCACCAATGCCTACGGCGATACCTTCCTGCACGATTTCGACAAAGTACCCGAGTACCAGGACACGTTTGCCGTGAAGTACCCGGCCATGATCATGTCCATCTCGCAGATTTCCGAGACGCTGTTCATCCTGGCCATTCCCTTTTTCCTGCGCCGTTTCGGCATCAAGCAGGTAATGCTGTTCAGCATGATTGCCTGGGTACTGCGCTTCGGCTTGCTGGCCTACGGCACGCCCGATAGCCCCGGCATTTGGCTGATTATCCTGTCGTGCATCGTGTACGGCATGGCCTTCGACTTCTTCAACATCTCCGGTTCGCTGTTCGTCGAAACGCAAACGGCGCCCAGCATCCGCGCCAGCGCGCAGGGCTTGTTCATGATGATGACCAACGGCTTTGGCGCCGTGCTGGGCTCCTCGGTGAGCGGCATCGTGATTGAGAAGTACTTCACCTACGCCGACCAGAGCAAAGACTGGCCCGGCATCTGGACGGCTTTTGCCCTGTACGCCCTGGTAATTGCGGTGCTGTTCCTGTTCCTGTTCAAGCACAAGCACAACCCGCAGGAAGTGCGCGACGCCGACACCCACGCCGCCGAGCCGGTGCTGTCGGCCTAGGTATCCGCACCCCGCTACCAGCAAGGCACCGCGCCGCCCGTCGTTCCGGAGTTTCCGGCGGCGGGCGGCGCGGTGTTTTTTGCGGCTGGCCACGGCATGGCTGGCCCCTCCGTGCTCTTTTCGGTGCGGGCACCTAGGGGCTAGGCTGCACAATGGGGGCTTGTAGCTGAGCAAATCCTAGCTTGCACTTAATCAATCGACTGACACCTAAACGCAAGCTCGGCAATACAAAACAGGTATAAAACTGGCATAAAAACAGTATATGCAAAAGGCCGCCCTGCACGTTGCAGAGCGGCCTTTTGCGCAAATAACGCTTAAGCGAGCTTAGAAACGCTCGTCGGCGCCGAAGAAGAAGCTGCCTTCGATTTCAGCGTTTTCGTCGGAGTCAGAGCCGTGCACGGCGTTGGCTTCGATGCTCTTCGCGTACTTCTTGCGGATGGTGCCTTCGGCAGCCTGGGCGGGGTTGGTAGCACCAATCAGCTCGCGGAAAGCCGTTACAGCGTTGTCCTGCTCCAGGATAGCCGCCACAATGGGGCCCGACGACATGTACTTCACGAGGTCGTTGTAGAACGGACGCTCCTTGTGTACTTCGTAGAACTTGCCGGCACGCTCGGGGGTGAGCAGCACTTTCTTCAGCGCTACGATGCGGAAGCCGCCTTTCTCGATGTCGGCGAGGATGGCACCCGTGTGGCCGTCTTGAACAGCGTCGGGCTTAATCATGGTGAAGGTGCGGTTCGTTGCCATGGGCTCGGGGAGTTAAATGAGGGACCAGCACCTAGGGTGCGCGGTCGGTTACAGAAACAAAAGAATTGCGGGCGCAAAAGTAGGAGTTAATGCGAAGACGTGGTGTAGCCCGGCCGCAGTAACAGCAGCAAAGGTGGCCGGCGGGTGGCGCAGCACGGCCGGATGCGGCATTAATTTCGGCTCCTGGGCTCCTCTCGGCCCCGTCCGGGCTGCTCCTTATTTGGGCACGCCTACCCCCGCCCTGGGGCACCTGGGGCACTTTTGGCCGAAGGCGCAGCGTGCTTCGGGCACCCCAACGAACCGAAAGACCGGGGCCGAATGTTGCAGGCCAGAACAACTTTGCGAATCATTCCCGAAATTTGCCCCTTGCACGGCCTGTAAGGGCCGCAAAGTCAGTCACCTATCAGCCGACAATGCACGAAGTCACGGCGCTGAAGGAGCTCCTGCGGGAGCCGCGGCACATCTTTATTACCACCCACCACAAACCCGACGCCGATGCCCTCGGCTCGTCGCTGGGCCTGGCGGGGTACCTTAAGAAGAAAGGCCACCACGTAACGGTGGTTACGCCTTCCGACTACCCCGATTTTCTGGCCTGGATGCCCGGCAACGACGAGGTAGTGGTGTTTGAACCCGGCCGCAACGACCGGCAAGTGCAGGAAATCGTGGGCACGGCCGACGTTATTTTCTGCCTCGACTTCTCCTCCTTGGGCCGCATCAACGAGCTGGGCCAGTACGTGCGCAACGCCCCGGGCAAAAAGGTGCTCGTCGACCACCACGAAAAGCCCGAGCAGTTCGCCGACATGGCTTTTTCGTTTCCGACGGCCGCGGCCACGGCCGAGCTGATTTTTGAGCTGATCCGCGACCTGGGCGACCAGTCGCTCATCGACCCTTCCATCGGCGAGTGCCTGTACGCGGGCATTATGACGGATACCGGCTCGTTCCGCCACCCCAGCACCTCGCGCAATGTGCACCTGATCATTGCCGAGCTGCTCGATGCGGGCATCAACCTGTCGGCCGTACACCGCCGCATCTACGATTCGCACTCCGAGGAGCGCCTGCGCTTTCTGGGCTTCGTGCTGAAGGACAAGCTCACGGTACTGCGCGAGTACAACACGGCCTACATTGCCATTACGGCCGACGAGCTAAAGCAGTACCACTCCAAAACCGGCGACACCGAGGGCCTCGTCAACTTCGCGCTCAGCATCGAGGGCATTGTGTTCGCGGCCATTCTCATCGACCGCGTGCAGGCCGTCAAAATCTCGTTCCGCTCGGTGGGCGACTTCTCGGTAAGCGAGTTTTCGCGCCGGCACTTCAACGGCGGCGGCCACCACAACGCCGCCGGCGGCATCAGCCACGAGCCGCTCGACGCCACCGTGAAGAAGTTCCTCGATCTGTTGCCCGGGTATCAGGCTCAGCTGGTAACCGCACCGCTCGCTGCCGCTGCCCCGCAGCAGTAATTTGCCCCTAGGCGGGCACATGGCGCTCAGCACCTAGGTATCCTTACCTTTAGCCGCACTTTCTCTCTTTTTCTACTTCATGCTCCGCAACTCCCTCCTTTTGTGGCCGGCCGCTCTGCTGGTTGGCGCCCTAGGCCTGAACGGCTGTAACTCTGCCGGCGGCAACTTTGCCAAAACCAAATCGGGTATCGA
The sequence above is drawn from the Hymenobacter sp. YIM 151858-1 genome and encodes:
- a CDS encoding nucleoside deaminase gives rise to the protein MRVLPHDERLMRQALREAELAFAQGEIPIGAVVAHNGTGQIIGRGHNQTEQLRDVTAHAEMLALTAAANYLGNKYLHDCTLYVTVEPCVMCAGATAWAQVPRVVYGTPEPKVGYSRHGQLLHPRCQVLTGVLADECATLMQRFFADKRK
- a CDS encoding superoxide dismutase; the encoded protein is MAFELPQLPYAYDALEPHIDARTMEIHHTKHHQAYVTNLNNAIQGTEMENQSLEEILHNIAKAPAAVRNNGGGHWNHDLFWKILSPNGGGEPTGPIAEAIQKTFGGYDKFKEEFTKAATTRFGSGWAWLCKMNDGNLQICSTPNQDNPLMPDSGCKGIPVLGLDVWEHAYYLNYQNRRPDYIQAFYNVINWDEVNRRLQEATPM
- a CDS encoding nucleoside permease; translated protein: MSTKLRLIILSFLQFFIWGSWLITIGAYWFQTKQWSGAQFGAIFSTMGIASIFMPSLMGIVADKYVNAEKLYGALHILGGAVLCTVPLVTDPGLMFWVMLLNMIFYMPTLALSIAVSYSVLKKEGLDVVKDYPPIRVWGTIGFIAAMWTVSLLGLEKSASQFYVAAGAAILLGLYSFTLPACPPTAKDTPSRSLVDVLGLKSFALLRDTKMLTFFIFSLLLGAALQLTNAYGDTFLHDFDKVPEYQDTFAVKYPAMIMSISQISETLFILAIPFFLRRFGIKQVMLFSMIAWVLRFGLLAYGTPDSPGIWLIILSCIVYGMAFDFFNISGSLFVETQTAPSIRASAQGLFMMMTNGFGAVLGSSVSGIVIEKYFTYADQSKDWPGIWTAFALYALVIAVLFLFLFKHKHNPQEVRDADTHAAEPVLSA
- a CDS encoding nucleoside-diphosphate kinase — protein: MATNRTFTMIKPDAVQDGHTGAILADIEKGGFRIVALKKVLLTPERAGKFYEVHKERPFYNDLVKYMSSGPIVAAILEQDNAVTAFRELIGATNPAQAAEGTIRKKYAKSIEANAVHGSDSDENAEIEGSFFFGADERF
- a CDS encoding DHH family phosphoesterase, whose protein sequence is MHEVTALKELLREPRHIFITTHHKPDADALGSSLGLAGYLKKKGHHVTVVTPSDYPDFLAWMPGNDEVVVFEPGRNDRQVQEIVGTADVIFCLDFSSLGRINELGQYVRNAPGKKVLVDHHEKPEQFADMAFSFPTAAATAELIFELIRDLGDQSLIDPSIGECLYAGIMTDTGSFRHPSTSRNVHLIIAELLDAGINLSAVHRRIYDSHSEERLRFLGFVLKDKLTVLREYNTAYIAITADELKQYHSKTGDTEGLVNFALSIEGIVFAAILIDRVQAVKISFRSVGDFSVSEFSRRHFNGGGHHNAAGGISHEPLDATVKKFLDLLPGYQAQLVTAPLAAAAPQQ